Proteins from one Chroococcidiopsis sp. CCMEE 29 genomic window:
- a CDS encoding DUF1778 domain-containing protein, with the protein MNNSASSKSRLEARVSPEIKELSQRAADLEGLTLTDFVSISVREKALQVIEQHQKLQLSIEDSIAFVDALLNPSEPNEALKAAAKRHQELTQA; encoded by the coding sequence ATGAATAATAGTGCTTCTAGCAAATCTCGCTTAGAGGCTCGCGTTAGTCCAGAGATTAAGGAATTGTCCCAAAGAGCAGCAGATTTAGAGGGACTGACATTGACTGATTTTGTGAGTATTAGTGTCAGAGAAAAGGCACTCCAAGTTATCGAACAGCACCAAAAGCTGCAACTGAGTATTGAGGATAGCATTGCTTTTGTTGATGCATTGCTTAATCCCTCAGAACCGAATGAAGCTCTAAAGGCTGCGGCAAAACGTCATCAAGAACTGACGCAAGCATAA
- a CDS encoding GNAT family N-acetyltransferase: protein MAFIFELLERKRHNRASFKCGQDDLDRYLHAQATQDIKKRVATVFVLVDYPNSNVLAYYTLSAYSVELVELDNALAKSLPKYPLLPATFLGRLAVDVNYQGKGLGEVVLVDALKRSLAATVQVASLAVVVDALDQRAASFYQKYGFQQFKQHPLKLYLSMQSVAQLF from the coding sequence ATGGCGTTCATCTTCGAGCTACTTGAGCGCAAAAGGCACAATCGAGCAAGTTTTAAATGTGGACAGGATGATTTGGATCGCTACCTCCATGCTCAAGCAACTCAAGATATCAAAAAGCGAGTTGCTACAGTATTTGTACTTGTCGATTACCCCAACAGTAACGTCCTAGCTTACTACACGCTTTCTGCCTACAGTGTTGAACTAGTAGAACTAGATAATGCCTTAGCAAAGAGTTTACCCAAATATCCTCTGCTACCAGCAACTTTCCTGGGTCGATTAGCAGTAGACGTTAATTATCAAGGCAAGGGGCTAGGAGAGGTTGTACTGGTGGATGCCCTGAAGCGATCACTTGCGGCAACCGTACAAGTTGCATCTTTGGCTGTAGTTGTTGATGCCCTAGATCAACGCGCTGCTAGCTTTTACCAGAAGTACGGCTTTCAACAGTTTAAACAACATCCTTTGAAGCTTTATTTATCAATGCAATCAGTTGCACAATTGTTCTAG
- a CDS encoding transposase, whose product MKTLKFKLYSHKRNRYLKRSINAAGVIYNHCIALHKRYYRMWNKHLDCNKLQAHIAKLRKRKEFWQLVGSQAVQDICQRIEKAYQLFFKHSNKGVRLPGFKKVKKYKSFTLKQAGYKFLGDNRVKIGNKVYQFWKSREIEGTVKTLTIKRTPLGELFMVVVVDDVVDPEHKFTTGRIAGFDFGLKTFLTCSVSFKIESPQFFKQGLNAIRKASKHLSRKHKGSKRREQARKHLVRQYEKTANQTQDWFWKLAHELTDKFDVLCFETLNLKGMQRLWGRKVSDLAFGEFLQILEWVAKNKDKQLVYIDKWYPSSKTCNSCNLVLESLDLSIREWRCPSCQSVNGRDENAAKNIQAVGASTVRLGDVRQAMPAIAV is encoded by the coding sequence ATGAAGACACTGAAGTTCAAGCTCTACAGTCATAAGCGGAACAGGTATCTCAAGCGGTCAATTAATGCTGCTGGAGTTATCTACAACCACTGTATTGCACTTCACAAGCGGTACTACCGAATGTGGAATAAGCATTTAGACTGTAACAAACTTCAGGCTCACATTGCCAAACTGCGGAAACGCAAAGAGTTTTGGCAACTGGTAGGCTCTCAAGCCGTGCAAGATATTTGTCAACGAATTGAGAAGGCATACCAACTATTTTTCAAACATAGCAACAAAGGAGTTAGACTGCCAGGATTTAAGAAAGTCAAGAAGTACAAGTCATTCACCCTTAAGCAAGCTGGCTATAAGTTTTTAGGCGACAACCGAGTCAAGATTGGAAATAAAGTTTATCAATTTTGGAAGTCTAGAGAGATAGAGGGAACTGTCAAGACATTAACCATTAAACGCACACCATTAGGTGAGTTGTTCATGGTTGTAGTTGTTGACGACGTAGTTGATCCAGAACACAAGTTCACGACTGGTAGAATAGCGGGATTTGATTTTGGACTTAAGACATTCCTCACTTGCTCTGTCAGCTTCAAGATTGAATCGCCCCAATTCTTCAAACAAGGTTTAAACGCTATCCGCAAAGCCAGTAAGCATCTATCCCGCAAGCACAAGGGGTCAAAGCGTCGCGAGCAGGCTAGAAAACATCTGGTTAGGCAATACGAAAAGACTGCCAATCAGACGCAAGACTGGTTTTGGAAATTGGCGCATGAACTGACCGATAAGTTTGATGTGCTGTGTTTTGAGACACTCAACCTTAAAGGAATGCAGCGTCTTTGGGGGCGTAAAGTTTCAGACCTAGCGTTTGGCGAGTTTCTGCAAATCCTAGAATGGGTTGCCAAAAACAAAGATAAGCAACTTGTCTATATAGATAAGTGGTATCCATCTAGCAAAACTTGTAATTCTTGCAACCTGGTTCTTGAAAGCCTTGATTTATCTATTAGAGAGTGGCGCTGTCCATCATGTCAATCAGTAAATGGACGCGATGAAAATGCAGCTAAAAATATTCAAGCAGTTGGGGCATCAACTGTTAGGTTAGGCGATGTCAGACAGGCTATGCCTGCAATTGCTGTTTGA
- a CDS encoding NarK family nitrate/nitrite MFS transporter codes for MLRQLWSFRGRYRILHLTWIAFLLSFVVLFNFAPLATAIQEEFQLSADQYRTMILCNLALAIPFRIIFGMLIDRVGPRIVFSAILIYSAIPCMLFALAQDFNQLAWSRLALGIVAAGFVIGIRMVAEWFPPREIGFAEGIYGGWGNFGSGVAAFTLPLVASASSFLVGGQVNWRFAVALTGIIAAVYGVIYFFSVQDTPPGKEYQRPERDGGLEVTTQKDFWLLCITNFPIFAALGVVAWRFSTVNLLNQTGLVITLLALLSVYLFQTYMCWNVNRELMTGQKRYPPEDRYKFKQVALLELAYFVCFGSELAVVSMIPAFYAQNFKLNPAMAGAIASSYAFMNLVARPGGGLISDTVGSRKWTLVVLLGCTGIGYLLMSGINGNWSLPLAIFMTMVASFCVMAAEGATYGIVPLVKKRITGQIAGNVGAHGNVGGVAFLTLYSLVPEGSAGNQIFFSTIGISSLIVTFLCCFFLMETEGSHEDEEIRLASPSVPTIGNKQR; via the coding sequence ATGCTTCGACAATTATGGTCATTTAGGGGTCGATACCGCATCTTACACCTAACTTGGATTGCCTTCTTGCTATCGTTTGTAGTCTTATTTAACTTTGCTCCCCTAGCCACAGCAATCCAAGAAGAGTTCCAACTGAGCGCAGACCAATACAGAACCATGATTCTTTGTAATTTGGCTCTGGCGATTCCGTTTCGAATTATCTTTGGTATGTTAATAGACCGCGTTGGTCCTCGCATTGTTTTCTCCGCAATCCTAATTTATTCTGCTATTCCCTGTATGCTGTTTGCACTAGCGCAGGACTTTAACCAGTTAGCCTGGAGCCGTTTAGCTCTTGGCATTGTCGCGGCGGGTTTTGTTATTGGCATTCGCATGGTAGCAGAGTGGTTCCCCCCTAGAGAAATAGGCTTTGCAGAAGGAATCTACGGTGGTTGGGGTAATTTTGGCTCTGGTGTGGCTGCGTTTACCCTACCGCTCGTTGCATCTGCATCCAGCTTTTTAGTGGGTGGTCAAGTTAACTGGCGGTTCGCAGTCGCTCTCACCGGGATTATTGCTGCTGTATACGGGGTAATTTATTTCTTCAGCGTCCAAGATACGCCCCCTGGAAAGGAATATCAACGACCTGAACGGGATGGGGGTCTGGAAGTAACAACTCAAAAGGATTTCTGGCTGCTGTGTATTACGAACTTTCCGATATTTGCAGCCTTGGGCGTAGTTGCTTGGCGCTTCAGTACAGTTAATTTATTAAATCAAACTGGATTAGTCATCACATTGTTAGCGCTACTCAGTGTGTACCTGTTCCAAACCTACATGTGCTGGAATGTAAATCGAGAATTGATGACAGGTCAAAAGCGCTATCCGCCTGAAGACCGCTATAAGTTTAAGCAAGTAGCCCTTCTAGAGCTAGCCTACTTTGTCTGTTTCGGCTCAGAGCTAGCAGTTGTCTCGATGATACCAGCCTTTTATGCCCAAAATTTCAAGTTAAATCCAGCAATGGCAGGAGCGATCGCTTCTAGTTATGCTTTCATGAACTTGGTAGCCCGTCCAGGGGGTGGCTTGATCTCTGACACCGTCGGCAGCCGAAAATGGACGCTGGTTGTACTACTCGGTTGCACGGGGATTGGCTATCTGCTGATGAGCGGTATTAATGGAAACTGGTCGCTGCCCTTAGCAATCTTTATGACTATGGTTGCCTCATTCTGTGTAATGGCAGCGGAAGGTGCTACCTACGGGATTGTGCCTCTAGTTAAAAAGCGGATTACCGGACAAATCGCTGGGAACGTTGGTGCTCATGGAAATGTAGGCGGAGTAGCCTTCCTTACTCTCTATAGTCTGGTACCTGAGGGGAGTGCAGGAAACCAAATTTTCTTCTCGACGATAGGAATCTCTAGCCTGATTGTGACCTTTCTGTGTTGTTTCTTTCTTATGGAAACTGAAGGCTCCCATGAAGATGAAGAAATAAGACTAGCATCTCCATCAGTTCCCACGATAGGGAATAAACAACGGTGA